A genomic region of Papaver somniferum cultivar HN1 chromosome 7, ASM357369v1, whole genome shotgun sequence contains the following coding sequences:
- the LOC113300605 gene encoding PLASMODESMATA CALLOSE-BINDING PROTEIN 2-like: MARKVRWRQVVEVMVMIIAMVLIMVEGAGTPTWCVARSNASEQQLQAALDYACWAGADCTPIQPNGLCYLPNNLLAHASYAFNSFFQKRSSAPGACEFAGSATISMTDPSYGSCVYPSSSSTAGGGVGGIGGGVGGIGGGIGGGVGGTGGGVGGGGGGGVGGTGGGVGDTGGGFGGGGGTVTPGTGTPIINPNTPPMTPSTPIYGGGIGGFTPGLGPTTAGTTYGSDSKMLRPSVSTLIMVSLIVVLVYSVLLKPY, translated from the exons ATGGCAAGAAAAGTGAGATGGAGACaagtggtggaggtgatggtaatGATAATAGCAATGGTTTTGATCATGGTTGAAGGAGCTGGTACTCCAACTTGGTGTGTTGCAAGAAGTAATGCAAGTGAACAACAATTACAAGCAGCTTTAGATTATGCATGTTGGGCTGGTGCAGATTGTACACCAATTCAACCAAATGGTCTTTGTTATTTACCTAATAATCTACTTGCTCATGCTTCTTATGCTTTCAATAGCTTCTTTCAAAAAAGATCTTCTGCTCCTGGTGCTTGTGAATTTGCTGGTTCTGCTACCATTTCCATGACCGATCCAA GTTATGGATCTTGTGTGTACCCATCATCTTCAAG TACCGCAGGAGGTGGTGTTGGAGGCATTGGAGGTGGTGTTGGAGGCATCGGAGGTGGtattggtggtggtgttggaggCACTGGCggaggtgttggtggtggtggcggtggtggtgttggAGGCACTGGTGGAGGTGTTGGGGATACAGGTGGAGGTTTTGGGGGTGGTGGTGGAACAGTTACACCAGGAACAGGAACACCAATAATAAATCCCAATACGCCACCAATGACTccgtcaacaccaatttatggaGGTGGAATTGGAGGGTTCACACCAGGGCTGGGTCCTACAACGGCAGGGACGACATATGGATCTGATTCAAAGATGCTTAGGCCTTCAGTTTCTACACTAATCATGGTTTCTTTAATTGTGGTACTAGTGTATTCAGTCCTGCTTAAACCATATTAA
- the LOC113296729 gene encoding uncharacterized protein LOC113296729, with protein sequence MGVESWCFCNGGGKSERMKGSIFTSKGPAMAKVCGGTGFLIHRNLLLTTHINLPSVTAAEEAEEIRLQHNVAARLVPHRFFITSSVLDLTIVGLDAIDGDSVSQNQQPHYIKTCSNPSLDLGCVVYLLGHTEKKELTIGEGKVVIATDNLIKLSTDGITWSPGSAGFDVQGNLAFMVCDPMKLASSPTAKSSSTSTSSSPSSWKKDHPMQFGIPIPIICDWLNQHWEGSLDDLNKPKLPLIRLMSSGQKSDHSCASFTLRQVFKPTEGENDETPSSSNIVSKPRNQPGPSCAASGNICQEEIFVSHEQGIPTPEIYESPRLTSVPFHRKENSNTHIQLLDINFPPRSVPKSIVLPVPVKRLPPSSDEKLLAPLNNILSRQEQDALGQPCPATDADIISTGSVNEDRSEVQSSSSPVHASHFPYEMEAFQGDYSSDGETTMYSAETMESRNYTSPREGKFQQVGRSQSCVSYNRRSSSAERNPITRNSATEKQQSFIPGRKTYSHGASSQRSHDFHSPTVSSIIKRRNNKEPIIRPRQNTVQTSPRWNF encoded by the exons ATGGGGGTAGAATCATGGTGTTTTTGTAATGGAGGTGGAAAATCTGAGAGAATGAAAGGTAGTATTTTTACTAGTAAAGGTCCAGCTATGGCTAAAGTATGTGGTGGTACTGGATTTTTAATCCATAGAAATCTACTGCTAACTACTCATATTAATCTTCCTTCTGTAActgctgctgaagaagctgaagagATTCGATTACAGCATAATGTTGCTGCTAGACTTGTTCCTCACAG GTTTTTCATCACCAGCTCGGTTCTTGATCTTACAATAGTGGGATTGGATGCCATTGATGGGGATTCAGTATCACAAAACCAGCAGCCTCATTACATAAAGACCTGCTCAAATCCATCTCTGGATCTGGGATGTGTAGTTTACCTTTTGGGTCACACAGAAAAGAAAGAATTGACAATCGGTGAAGGAAAAGTGGTAATTGCCACTGATAACCTTATAAAACTATCAACAGATGGAATAACATGGAGCCCAGGATCTGCAGGTTTTGATGTTCAAGGTAACCTAGCTTTCATGGTCTGTGATCCCATGAAGCTAGCTTCTTCTCCAACTGCCAAATCTTCATCCACTTCAACATCATCGTCGCCATCCTCGTGGAAAAAAGACCATCCAATGCAATTCGGAATCCCAATTCCCATCATCTGTGATTGGTTAAACCAGCACTGGGAAGGAAGCTTAGACGATCTTAACAAACCCAAACTTCCACTCATTCGACTAATGTCCTCGGGACAAAAGAGTGACCATTCTTGTGCTTCTTTCACTCTTCGTCAGGTTTTCAAACCAACTGAGGGTGAAAATGatgaaacaccatcatcatcaaataTCGTTTCAAAACCCAGAAATCAACCTGGACCTAGCTGTGCTGCCTCCGGAAATATATGCCAAGAGGAAATCTTTGTTTCTCATGAACAAGGAATTCCAACTCCAGAGATCTATGAATCACCAAGATTGACTTCAGTTCCATTTCATAGGAAAGAAAATAGCAACACACACATCCAACTTTTGGATATAAATTTCCCCCCCAGAAGTGTTCCAAAGTCTATAGTTCTTCCTGTTCCGGTTAAACGCCTGCCTCCTAGTTCAGATGAGAAGCTGCTAGCCCCATTGAACAACATTCTCTCAAGACAAGAACAAGATGCTCTAGGGCAACCATGTCCTGCCACAGATGCTGATATTATCTCTACTGGTTCAGTCAATGAAGATCGAAGTGAAGTCCAGTCTAGTTCATCTCCTGTACATGCTTCACATTTCCCGTATGAGATGGAAGCTTTCCAGGGCGATTACAGTAGTGATGGGGAAACAACAATGTACTCAGCCGAAACTATGGAGAGCAGAAATTACACTAGTCCTAGAGAGGGAAAGTTCCagcaagtgggtagaagccaaaGTTGTGTGAGCTACAACAGAAGAAGTTCCTCTGCTGAAAGAAATCCAATAACACGAAATTCAGCCACGGAAAAGCAGCAGAGTTTCATCCCAGGAAGAAAAACTTATTCACATGGGGCATCATCTCAGAGAAGCCATGATTTCCACAGTCCTACTGTTTCCTCGAtcataaaaagaaggaataataAGGAACCTATAATTAGACCCCGACAAAACACGGTTCAAACCTCTCCAAGATGGAACTTTTAA